Sequence from the Ailuropoda melanoleuca isolate Jingjing chromosome 10, ASM200744v2, whole genome shotgun sequence genome:
agtaatttatacTGCATTTCACTAACCCTAGCTTCTATATTTCTGCtccttcattttttctcctccttctccacccaGTCTCTTTCAAATCCAAAgcaaaggggtgtgtgtgtgtgtgtgtgtgtgtgtgtgagagagagagagagagagagagagaaagagggagagagagagagagaaagggggagaataatactaataaaaaattCTAGGCAATTTTAACatgccaaaaaaaataaaattaggtaaaGAGGACAGGGCATACTGAGAAGAGTAGTTGTAATTTTAAGCAGGGTAATCAGGGCAGCCTCATCAAGAAAGTCACATTTGAggaaagacttgaaggaggtgaaggagTGAGCCATGTAGGTACGGGAGGAAGAGCATGCCAAGCCGAGGGAAAGGAAGTGCAAAGACTGCAGGAAGAGAACCCGCATTGCATGTTGGAGGAACTGTAAGGAGGCTAGTGTGGCAGGAGAGGTAGGAGATAAGGTCAGAGGTAACAAGATGTGCAGGTGAGGGTTGGGGAGCCAGATAGGCCTTCCATTTGAGGGGGGCAGTCAGTTACGAGGACAGTGACAAACTGATCTATAGTGACTGCTATGTAGGGTCAGAGCAGATTGTAAATGAGGGGGGAAGCGGGGAGGTCAGTTAGGCTAGACGTGATACTGAGATCACTACCCTTCAAGGGAACTCTTCAGAGTATACAGAATTAGAATTTCATATGGCTATTTGTATTTGGGACACCTGACTGAACTAAGAGAATTAAGACTAACCTTTAAATAGGGAATCTGAAATTCTGTGCGAGAGTAGTGAGATTGCCTAGAGAATTCATGGGCACagacaagtaaaaataaacaccaaaacaatttttaaagacgGATAATATTAGGAAATAGCAACTGGGAGTTTGCATTACTTGCAAAGAAACTTAGATGAATACAAGTAAGACAAGTATCTTAGGGACGTTATTCTTTAGTAATGAAGATGAATGGAGAACAGCAACAGAGAGAAGTGCTTCAGAAgatattatatattcaaaattatgAATAACACTAATATCCTATTTTTGATTTTTGCAATGtgcttttatatacattatttcatgttCTCTGAAGGATCTTATAAGCTTATGTAGCTTATAAATAGCTAAGGCTGGGCTTCCCTACCTCATTTGCCTATATCTGCAGAGCCTGAAACACTCCTGTCCTCTAacatctttataaattaaaaacaaaacactaaaagaaaGCCAATTTGCCTCATAACAATTCCTCCCTTTCAGGGAGTAAAGGGCCTTCCTGTGTCTGTAAAGTGTCTCTGTCATTGTCAAAATGAAATTAGAGATCAACCAAAAAATCCTTAACGTCCATGTAGGTGTGataaaaatttggggggtggTGTTCTCTTGATTACTTTACCACTGAACTCTCTTAGGGAGTTATCTGCAgtattaagaaacagaacaaaaccaccACGTGAGCATTCTGAAATATGAAGGCTTTACAGTGAATATATGTAACAGGCTTGAAAAGGATATTTTACCAAAAATTCTGTTAATAGTAAACAAATAAAGGAGCACTTCATTTACTAAATTAAAGCTTGCGACCAACATTAacctttttctaaatataaaccTTAAATTGGTTGTTTTCCTGCAGCTCATCTATTTTGATAGGTTGTTTTTATTATCAGttaggaaaagttttaaaattttacctttttctttgaTCCGTTATTTAAGGGAATTATCAACGTCTGTGCCAAACTCATCCTGTCTTCATTACTTGTCATTTTGGTTACTAGAACTTCATCTTTCCTATTGTTCTAGCCAAAAACAattttgacttctctttcttACAACCCACATCAAATCCTGATCCTACAGGATCTGCAAATTCCTTCTCATCTCCCAGTTCACTGTGCCTCGCCACACTGGCTTCCAAAATACCAAGTGGGCTCTCACCTTAGGACCTTTGCACTGACTGCTCTTCTGTAAAGCTCTTTCCCCCAACAAATCATTGCTTTCTGTGAACTGAGGATATCTGGAAAAATAAGCACCTTATATTTGCAAAGTTACTTCATCTAATTTATTTGATTCTCACCGCCATCAGTAGAGTTCCCAATTTTTCCCTCAAAGTTTAAAAGAATGTTTCAAACCAACCCTTAAGAGACAGAATCAGTATCAAAGTGTACTTGAATACGTTTGTTTTAACATATTCCTCTGCTGTAAGTAATATTTCCCAATAGAAGATCAAGATGTTTTCTGGTCCATAGAACATCATCATTTTAGCAAGAGAAAACTTCCGAGACTTTATCATCGGGGAATTTATTTAAACAGTGTTACTTTTAAGTAAAAAGTGTTACCCACTACACAAGTGAAATCAGCTTTAATACAGAAAACgaaggaaaatacaaaagaatgtgaaaaatcGTTTAATGCGTTGggaatattttcttacatttctccATGTTCCTTTTCGACTTAACACATCCACGTTCctttattataaacataaaatatacatagttCGTTAATTGTTTTCTCATAAAAGTACCATGCTCATTTAACCACTTTCTTAGCTTGTGCCATTACGGTTCTCTGAAAATTTTAACTGCTGCGATGGACTTGGAGACAACAGATGGGTATATCTTAAGTACTACCTCCTCAATTTTATTCTCCCAAATCAAAAATTCTGAACATTTTCCGGACTGATACTTAACTTTTACATTGCTTATCAAAACTGTTAACTGAAATCTACACCCCCTTTATCAGTTCACAGAAACAAATCACACACTTAGAACTTTGTCCAGCCGCGTTCACTTTACAAAATCAATAGGGAAGCCCAGGGATCTAGAACCCAGGTGTTGAACCCAGATCTCCGGACTTCCAGTCATTTCTTCCCGGACTCACCCTAACTGGCTATTCAGCAGCTAGGCCGACNccccccccccccccccccccccgacgcACCAGCAGAGCTTCTGCTTCTCTGCCCACTGGTGTCTACCCTGGTCGGTCTCTCGCCCAACTCCCCTGGGATGCCAAGGAACTGGGACACTCGACAAGCGCAGAAATCACCTGGCCCCGCCGTTAGCGGACAGAAGCGGCCCATCAGTCAGCCCCGCGGGGGCTGCAGGGTCGCAAACCGGAAACCGGAAGCGACGAAGTTCGCGGACACGCGGCGCGTCCGCCCGGAGGCACCTCGTCCCGCCCGGAGGCACCTCGTCCCACCCGCAGCGACACCGTCCCGCCTCGGTACGCTCGGCCAGCTTTCAGTCTAGACCCATCGAGCGAGGATGTCGAGCTGAGTGGCTTCTCAGGCTCAGGTCCTGAAAAGCCCAGAGACCGGCCCCAGGTGTCCGTAGCGAATGCCAGACCGGCTGCCTTCACCCTCTCAGCAAATCCCAAGAGGCGGTGGGACCGGCAGCTACTTAGCGCTCCGCTGGCCAGGCCTAACGAGTCGAACGCGGAACTAGAGAGCAGGCGTAGGCCCGTGCGGGGCTGTTGCTCAGCAGGCCCGGCCTGGCTTTGGGCCCCGGGCCTCCCAGCCGGGGACTCTGCGCCTGCGCTCGCGCCCGGCCGGCCCCTGCCCGCTCTCCCGGAGCGGCCGCGGTCCCAGCTGCAGCGAGCCGCCTGGGTGGCTGGACGGTCCATGGGCGGCAGTGAGGGCCACGATGACAGATTACGGCGAGGAGCAGCGCAACGAGCTGGAGGCTCTGGAGTCCATCTACCCCGACTCCTTCACAGGTGACTTCCGCGGCTGCGGGCCCGGAGCGGCCCGGGGGTGGAGTGGGATGGGCCGGAGCCCTCGGACTCCCGGGCGAGGATGGAGAAGGGGACAGCGAGGCCGCGTGGCCACCTCGCCCGCTACTCCCTCTTCACCTTCTCCCGACGTGTTCAGGCGCATAGGAGTAACTTACCACAGCTTTTCCGGTTCTCCGCTTATTCCCTGAAATCTGAAAGTCCGGGAGAGGCTGGCGAGGTCCCTGGAGAGTGTCAGGCCTGGAATTGAGTTGGGTGCACTTGGTTTCTGTGAAACTTACAGCGACCCGAGGTTTAATGAGAAAACTCGAAAACAGATATTCCAAGTGGGAGTAGTTTTTCTAGAGCTGCAGAGGTGTCGATTTTCACCTTTACTCGGGTCGAAGCTGTTTTTCATACGTTGGTGTTTTAAAGTTTATGGGATTCAGAGTGCTGTTCTCAGAGTTACCCAGAATCAGTTTTGAGAGTCCCTGGGATTTgtcgtttttctttttctttatattctgcGAATGCCCAGTGAATGATGTGGCACAAATTTCAGTTCCACTGCAGATTCATCTGTTGTTAGGGAGGGATATTAGACATTATCTGGCTTGGACGGGTCTTGCTCCAAGCAAGGTAATGGAGGCGCAGGAAAGGTAACTGGCTTGCTTTGGGTCTGGCCAGCAAGTTAGCGGAGGAACTGGTTCTGAGAGTTAGGTCTGGACTCCCTTTCTGTTCCTTCACTTTGCAGACATGTGGAACTTGGGATCTAGCTCCAGCTGGGATGAAGGGGAGCAGAAGATTACTTGATAGGTTGGgctaatgtaaaatattattgagAAGCTCATTCGGTATGTCTTAAAAGGAGAGAATTTTTCTGTATTAAGCTATGCTTCAGATGATTTTGAAAGTGCCTCAAGATAACCCTATCAATATGGCTTTTCTGGAATTACACTCAGTGTTTGAGAAGTGATCAAATAAAGCCAATATGAGTGAGTGGAACCTACCTAGGTTTGTGGGATTTACAGCCCTTATCCCTTCCTTTGTTGTCCATCACTGATTGTCAGAATTCAGAATGTAAGGTACGTTCAACTCCAGTCCCTCTCCTTATCATCGTTGTTTAGCTTAGTTTTCTGAGCTCCACCTTTTGACCACTGCTTGCAATGGTAGCAAATTTTGTTCTGCTTTGCCAACAGGCAGATGTCTCTCAGCTACCCCTGTATAGCTCCAGtcctgttcatgttctctctcaccaGCAGTACAGCTATGCTGTGAGGATGTTAAGGGGATGAGTGAAGAGGGGTTTGAGAGTGTCATTAACTGGGTGAGTGTGTATGGAGTCTGGCTCCCTTCTCTAACCTTGCTTATATGTCAATGtctaaataaaagagaaatataggGTCAGTTGTTGGATATATTCTTAATCATGAGGTTTGGTCATTTCTAGTACATTGGAAATGTAATTGGCACTGTGTAGGTAGAGTTAGAAAGCATACGGTGTGCTAGTCTTTTCTGTGGACATAAGGTATCCGTCATTAAATACCGTGcatataagcattttaaaaagtgatacattttttttaaagattttatttattcgacagagatagagacagccagttagagagggaacacaagcagggggagtgggagaggaagaagcaggctcacagcggaggagcctgatgtggggctcaattccataatgccgggatcacgccctgagccgaaggcagacgcttaaccgctgtgccacccaggcgccccaaagtgaTACATTTTTAATCCTAAACCAGTCTTATGGTTCTTTCAAATCGTACTAAGCTCCGATATAGTTCAGTATGTGAAATTCTTGTCAAATGCAAAAGTGCTTGAGGATTCTGAGCCAGGGTAATAAAAGACAATTTGTGAATCTTTGATGCATTCCAGTATTCTGCAGTATCAGCTGAGCCCATCCGTCTCTAATTCCTACCAGCATTCCTATAAACtttgcaataaataaattaaaataagatgtcTTTAGAAACTTTAGTTCTTTAGGAACTTTGCCTTACTCATGATCGTGTTGTTTATGAAGCCTCTCggaaaaagcagaggaatttGGAATAAAACCCTTCCGTGTTTGATCCTTTGAAATCATGAGGATTTGCAGGGTTTACTGTTTTACAGCCTTCTTTTGTGTTGATGATTTCATACTTTCCTATTTTCATACCAGCTTTAAGAAGAGAGCTTGCTTGTGTCAGTTTGCCAAGGAACACTAATTGGcagttttctaatttcattttgaatcACATTTAATATTAGTTTTGGTAAATGCTCAATGCTCTTGATGAATGAAGTagatatacttaaaaaaaaaaaagagagatagctTGGTGCTTGACAGAGAAGCCTTTGTTAAGCACATCATGACCCCCTTGTGGATGCTTTAAGAGGCACAATCCAGCTAGCCCATAGTTCTAGCCACATAGACCTATCCTAACCTCAGAATTGATTGCTTGACTATCTGCAAAGAACTTTTGGTCCACTGTTGAATTTGCTATGAATTATAACAAATCATAATacagtttcttctttttgcctGTTCTGTAGCTTGATTGCACATTGATCCAATCCTCCTAACAACTAGTCTTCCAAAATATAAATGgactctcctttttatttatttatttatttatttatttatttatttatttattttatttttaaagatcttatttatttattcgacagagatagagatagccagcgagagagggaacacaagcagggggagtgggagaggaagaatcaggctcatagcggaggagcctgatgtggggctcgattccataacgccgggatcacgccctgagccgaaggcagacgcttaaccgctgtgccacccaggcgcccctaaatggaCTCTCCTGATGCCACATTCTTCCTCAGTAGTGCTTCACTTGACAAGGCCTTGCTAAGGTAGTAGAATTTGgttatttccatttctgtatCAAAATCTCTGACTATGGGGAGCTTTGTGGAAACAAATTGGTTG
This genomic interval carries:
- the LOC105239693 gene encoding collagen alpha-2(I) chain-like — translated: MDRPATQAARCSWDRGRSGRAGRGRPGASAGAESPAGRPGAQSQAGPAEQQPRTGLRLLSSSAFDSLGLASGALSSCRSHRLLGFAERVKAAGLAFATDTWGRSLGFSGPEPEKPLSSTSSLDGSRLKAGRAYRGGTVSLRVGRGASGRDEVPPGGRAACPRTSSLPVSGLRPCSPRGAD